The sequence below is a genomic window from Serratia nevei.
GGCATTTTGGCGTTGACGCAGGATTATGCGACGGTGGAAGATTTGATGAGCTCGGCGCAGCAGGCGCTGGCGGAAGCCAAAGGCGGGAAAAAGTAAAACCACACGCGGCGGGAACCCCCGCCGCGTCTCACTCTCCGAAAATTACTTCACGTCCATCTTCGGGAATTCCATTTCGCTGTACTTCACGACGCGGGTGCCGCGCGACAGCTTGTAACCAAACCAGATCAGCAGGAACAGCGGAATGCCGATGTAGGTCGCGGTCACGCCGTACCAGTCGATCTTGTCTTGCAGGAAGGCCTGGTAGTTCTGGCCCAGGGTAATGATCAGGCACAGCACGAAGGCGAAGATCGGCCCCAGCGGGAAGAACCCGGAACGGTACGGCAAGTCGTTCAGATCGCGCCCCTGCAGCATGTAACCGCGACGGAAGCGATAGTGGCTGATAGCGATGCCCAACCAGGCGATGAAACCGGTCATGCCCGAGGTATTCAGCAGCCACAGGTAAACCGACTGGTTGCCGAACATCGACGTCAGGAAGCACAGCCCGGCCACCACGCAGGTCGCGTACAGCGCGTTGCGCGGCACGCCGCCTTTCGACAGCTTGGCGAAGATGCGCGGCGCCTTGCCTTCCGACGCCAGGGTGAACAGCATGCGGGTAGAGGCGTACATGCCCGAGTTACCGGCCGACAGCACCGCCGTCAGGATCACCGCGTTCATCACCGCCGCCGCCGACAGCAGGCCGGCATGCTGGAACACCAGGGTGAACGGGCTGACGCTGATGTCCTTCACGTCGTTGCGCAGCAGGCTCGGATCGGTATACGGAATGATCAGGCTGATGATCAGAATGGCGAAGATATAGAACAGCAGGATACGCCAGAACACCTGACGCACCGCGCGCGGGATGTTTTTACCCGGGTTTTCCGATTCGCCGGCCGCGATGCCGATGAGTTCGGTGCCCTGGAACGAGAAGCCGACGATCATGGCCACGCCGATCATCGCCGAGAAGCCACCGGCGAACGGCGCGTCCCCTATCGTCCAGTTCTGCCAGCCGGCGTGCTCGCCACCCTTCAGAATGCCGACGATCATCAGCACGCCGACGGCGATGAAGATAATCACGGTGCTGACCTTGATCAGCGCGAACCAGTATTCCGCCTCGCCGAACCCTTTCACCGAAATGTAGTTCAGCAGGAACATCAGGCCGAGGAACAGCGCGCTCCAGATCCAGCCGGGGGTGTCCGGGAACCAGTAGCTCATCACCAACTGCGAGGCCACCAGATCAACGGCGATGGTCACCGCCCAGTTGTACCAGTAGTTCCAGCCCAGCGCGAAGCCGAAGCCTTCTTCCACGTATTTGGCGCCGTAAGTGGAGAATGAACCGGAGACCGGCATAAAGGCCGCCAGCTCGCCCAGGCTGGTCATCAGGAAGTACACCATCAAACCGATCAGCGCGTAAGACAACAGCGCCCCGCCGGGGCCTGCCTGAGAAACCGTGGCCCCCGAGGCGACGAACAGGCCGGTGCCGATGGAGCCGCCGATGGCGATCATGGTCAAATGCCGGGCTTTCAGCTCGCGGCGCAATCCGGGTGCTTGCTGCCCCGATGTTTTTATATCCTGCTGAGCCATTCGTACCCTATCTGCTCTTTGAAAAATGAGGGCGGATTGTAACAAATACCCGCCGGTGAACTAGCAACATTGCACTGATATAAGATAGCTTCATAATTCAGAGGCAATTATTAGCCGCGGCCCTTATGGCCTTACTTACTCTCATTAATGTGAGCGCGCGCAGGTTTTTATGCTTTTTCCGGCCTGCGCGGCAGCAGAGGGCGTGACGCGCTGCCGATTACAGCGCGCAATAGCTGAGAAAACGCTGTAATGCGTTGGAAATGTGCTTTTGCCGATGGCGGATCAGGTACAGGGTGCGCCGCAGCGGCGGCAGCGGTACCGGCAGTTCTACCAGCGCGCCGCTGGCCAGCTGTTCCGCCACCACCCGCCGCGACAGGCAGCTGATGCCGATGCCGTGCCGCACCGCGTGCTTGATAGCCTCCGAGTTGCC
It includes:
- a CDS encoding amino acid permease; this translates as MAQQDIKTSGQQAPGLRRELKARHLTMIAIGGSIGTGLFVASGATVSQAGPGGALLSYALIGLMVYFLMTSLGELAAFMPVSGSFSTYGAKYVEEGFGFALGWNYWYNWAVTIAVDLVASQLVMSYWFPDTPGWIWSALFLGLMFLLNYISVKGFGEAEYWFALIKVSTVIIFIAVGVLMIVGILKGGEHAGWQNWTIGDAPFAGGFSAMIGVAMIVGFSFQGTELIGIAAGESENPGKNIPRAVRQVFWRILLFYIFAILIISLIIPYTDPSLLRNDVKDISVSPFTLVFQHAGLLSAAAVMNAVILTAVLSAGNSGMYASTRMLFTLASEGKAPRIFAKLSKGGVPRNALYATCVVAGLCFLTSMFGNQSVYLWLLNTSGMTGFIAWLGIAISHYRFRRGYMLQGRDLNDLPYRSGFFPLGPIFAFVLCLIITLGQNYQAFLQDKIDWYGVTATYIGIPLFLLIWFGYKLSRGTRVVKYSEMEFPKMDVK